DNA sequence from the Anomalospiza imberbis isolate Cuckoo-Finch-1a 21T00152 unplaced genomic scaffold, ASM3175350v1 scaffold_56, whole genome shotgun sequence genome:
atgcttttctcttcattgtggaatctcagttaaagctaactccatccaagaactggtaagcagtattattcatcactattctcctacttattaagtaggttttgtgctgtttatagtccagaaaatgttccctttcaggattcagaaaaatactgctttttacacaaaccccagatcagcattacctcacttcctaacaccaggagaaattgatgaataaaaatacaatggtacaatcaaaaagcattatgtgagcctgcagtaagtgatttttttttttcattttatgttgcataaatcactgggtttagtctacctggtttagatgaggttttgccatgcagcagtcttcgctattgttaaaatacccaaacaattagcagagactcctaagaagcataacccagcttacactgagttttgcaaaactataaaggctttaacttttactgagctcctcacaggatttacacaccatccattcaacaccaataacttggcaagaaaaatcaccGCTGTGATTCCCACTTGAGAAAAACCAAAtcgagcaaagaaaaatgaagggtctGAGAGACAATGAGGACACAACTCAGGgaacagagtcagcaaaaaaatcttcttgcagagaaccatctgataataaataaagctctcgaatagagagagaaaatacatttgaggattacactggattttttgttgagatgaactcaagctcaagtaaaaaatggtgactaaggaagtgaaatgagagaagaaggaggaaggaactcccttactttgtttactttttcatacttttcagcatcATTCTGAAGGGAATCTGCTGGTGGAAGCCTTTCTAACAGGCATGTAGTCTGTTTGGATATAAACACTGGTTGAAATGGTAGAAACCTTACAGAATGGTCTGTGtcacattgctctgaagagctcatctgaccatgaaatttactgttgggCACCTAAAATTACACACATAGGAAATGAGCACTACATCCTCAAAAGATATCAggatctttttcaggtcaatgtcagtgaggtcaggattgcactcaaaaatttcacacagacacagaagtaatcttttcagaaagtgacagatagacagccatgcacacagacatgttatgtatcattacaaacggtgattctgagaatttttttctgtggcattcTATATTTTGGACATGTAACACATTACATTAACatgtaaaaggcaggtggggaagagaacagttcagagaagggctgagctacagcttgagcaagttgcaaaatatcatttggggtcatcccagattgatttcatttcagaagctattgaacaagtttaatttttgggtggtgtcatgtttgcccttgcaggtgtacactctgcacacttgagctgtgatgctgaaatgctccagcaggtctgtgctgcaggtcaccccatttcttctttggctgattgcggcctggtgctgagctccagcagagcgttggcagagcccagagcagcctcagcacccgcagagcctggctgcaaggagagaaaccagaaagtgcccgtcagctgaaggctcctgtccccttgtcccagccgcccgcagtgcccaggccatgctggccgtgcccagagctgtgcccagagctgcccatccctgctgcctttgggagcagagcaggagggcaggacatgtgcccagcctgcagccggccacagcacatccagccctcagcagctgcccagagcaggatgctcctgtgctcgctgccatctccccaaagctctgatcccaccatgcaaagcagaccggacccacctcacgccatcccccgctggaagaaaagctggtcccaaacgatgtcctcagccttctccaagggcacggcccatccacgccccagctgctcccaagcacttccccatccagactggaccccacctggaacgcttcctctagaaaaacacacaacaaattattgaaaatagattacagacaaaaaggggaacaagaaaaaaggtcaaaaatcttatctctgtcaggggcttaaggaaggcccaacccctgcatgccagggaaaaacccacccacaggtgagggaagcccaggcttgctcccttcccccctgcactgccctccaaaataacggtgatcccaaagcaaacaggggcagtggagcagcccaagcccttccttgcctgcaaagcaaagcagcccctgcacaggttctggagtcccacctctgctcccaccatgggggtttgtttgtgtcgggctggctgccccatccccagcccggggcacggtgggtgctggggctgttggcagagCCAGGAacccactcccatttcatcagcaccccagcccatccccccagccctgccaaaagcagcctggcagccgactaaaggatcagctgcatccgccccagcaaaggggggaaccttcggttcctggccaggctgtgcaatgcccaaatctgggagcatccccctgcgtgtggactcacctgcaaattccctatggagcctggctttggagaaggtgccagaatcaaagtccatcatcctcagctgccggtgaccaggtggaggaagaggttgtcatccttgatgtcatcctcactgtccccagcagtaACAGCCCCACCTGGTTCAGCTTCTCCATggccgcctcctccttccctgggaTGAgtccaggctgtcagggttctgcccagggccccagctgtcagggaaccaggacaagcaaaaccagctcggatggtggccaccagtgctgggcagagcagctcagctccagcacaagggctgcgtgttcccatctgatgacccctgggcagtgacacaggcagaacaaaaccagtctggttggctttgccactgattgccaagacatgtgtggagctgttacctgccaggcccctggatccaactgtgcatGTGGATCTCTCCCATCTTTTAGGGCAGAGGACCtccctgcacccatggatcacggaaaagctcttctaaggacggcctgtccaagggctgcatggacaaacacctcttaatgagatcctggcactctggggaaacaaaccagaaatcaccagtcagttggagaagttgcccccctgttcccatgctcaggccatgctggatgtgctcagagctgggcctaaacgtccccatcaattccctgttttggaggagagcaggagagcaggacatgtgccacctcctcagcagctgccagagcaggatgctcatgagctgctgctgtctcccagcactggtattgcccccgtggccagagatgaggacccaccttgagagagccgtcgtgggaacaagatccgcccccagatgatctcctggcccctcctgaacgggtgcttccccatgaccaggtggtacagcaggaggcccagggaccagatcgtcgctgcctcgccATGGTAGCGTTGGTggtggatccactctggtgggctgtaggacagggttcctgtggaacacagagttcatcagggggacgctgccgctcccagagcctggccccggcACCCCATGgcctgtgggggctgccccagtggcacacagggtgactgctgccctctcaccagcaactgggacttgtgtacagacttggggctcGAAAAGAAGCtactggtgttggaagagggcagcagaaatcctgggaaggcccaaccatgacacacaaaagcaaaactcatccagtggtggagaaagcccgctctactccccgcctgcacATCCCCtcaaaaatgttaaccagtcaaggcaaacagtgggagcagagcagtccaagcccttctcgcctgcacaccaaacctTTCAGGGCAGAGGGTCagacccccctctctgctacccctactggggtttttgtcaggctggctgccccagctccagccttagcccaggccacagtgggtgctgaaggctgtcggcagggctggagctggcccccctcacacccccacccaaatcagcttggctccagcattaatcccatcccGGCTGCAgtagggggagccctggggctacaccccggctgggccatgagatgcccaggagcatcccccggcagggctcacctgcaaactgggtgtaggctgtgtcttggaggaaggcgccacagccaaagtcaatcagtttcagctgcccggtggccaggtcgagcaggatgttctcaggcttgatgtccctgtgcaggaccccgcagctggtgcagtgccgcacggtctccagcacctggcggaacagcccccgcgcctcctcctcgggcaggaacctccgctctgccaggaaacccgacagctcctggcaccgctccggacgctccagcaccagcacgacgctgtcagggagctcaagccactccaggagctgaatgacaccagtgcagccagaggacaccttgtccagcagcacgacctccaggggtgcgctggtgccgtcgggctgcgggaggagcgtgatgccgtcagtggggctaaggctgtgccagggctggggaacccctcagccagcccgggatgctctgcatgcccagctcagcccatgcccgctctccctgcagggctccgggcggctcccaccctgccgggccccggctcctcgccacccggcacggcccggcttctgctgctggccccgctcactcaccagctcgccccagtgctgTACGCGGTTCCTcggcacccttttgatggccacctgcaagccaagagcagcagcaggctgagctcgccacccgccctgcccagccccatcctcctcctccccctcctcctccccctcgtcctccccctcctcctcctcctcctcctccttcccctccacccgtcctcctcctcctccttcccttcctccttctccccctcctccttccctcctcctcctcctcctcctcctcctcctcctcctcctccaccccctcctcctgcgcccgccgccggccccgccgctcaccggggcgccgtccgagagccacgtggctgcgaagacgctgccgacGCCGacgctgcccagcagcgaacccagccggtaccgctcctgcaaggcctcctcctgcgccttccctgcgggcgggacgcggctgtcagcgctcggcccggggccaggagcggcccccgagcgccccccgagcgccccaGGCCGGCCCTtcccaggcgttctgtccctggaacgggacagcggcggctcggggccgacaGCCGtgctgccgagcggcggagctcgggccggggaagccgcagcggaggcggcgggagcggccgcgccgcgtgtgtcctccgcggggcccgggaggagccggggccggggccgggactggagcccacgtcggggccggggccgggctcgggccaggcggagccagagggcggtgatgccgccccagccccaggcactgacgcccgcccagcagcgccaccgccagcacgcccagagccgggcggaggcgagaccccggcgggacggccggggacggggacgggaacgggaactggggtggggacagggacggtgacgggctggggacatggcccaggccagcaggggagagggagactgggagaggagggaacaccgtgaaagggagagcaggagagggggcgggacagcgggagagggagaggagatgcgagTGGGACTCGATAGAGTATCTGGTTTctctgctgccgctgctgccgctgctgctgctgctgctgctgctgctgctgccgccgctgccgctgcaCCTGAAGCTCTGGGGCCGattgtccccgtgtccgtttttccgttgcccgctcgcccccgcgcccagccccccggtCCCCGGGGGCagctcccatgaaaatgcactttttaaaataattgctgtgagatgtgatcaggaacagagcagagcaggctcgagcttaataacaaagaaaagaactttattaaactactactactataaaaacacagacactcaatcctggacgaagaccttccaaaacactcttcctcctcccaactaattcccacctaatttccaaatggaaccacagtgagacaccacccgggatcctgatcaagttgccacccttcagatattcaaatactcaatctttcaagggagacaggagtctcccctgtgccacagaccccccaggaaacacaattgccacccttgtgtttccatgtcacacatggcaactgcccagagaaaatctgccgtggtgaaactctcctctccatgtcacagtgctctcaccaccgtgcatggacagactgctcatagggctcctttaaggatgctttgccatggaccaaaagagacaacagttcagtttcttattgcgggactacagtcccccccattttcccctggggctgagggtccaagaacagaggtcttcttctcctcttcttcttccttgaagatagagggcttctccacactttctcctccaactctcctctgttctctctaatcctctgctggtaatcactaatacaagtctcttggctcaccaaaccacccccctaagtgcagcttctgtcaggagaatttggttcagtctatggctaacaagaaaagtccagccacaagccactccatcatctccttccaactcaagaatttcttcttccatcatctcggat
Encoded proteins:
- the LOC137467276 gene encoding serine/threonine-protein kinase pim-1-like, with amino-acid sequence MLSVLLSQFPGSGAALVPGHRDIALLQLDTGVQAGTAREALQGFSITQRKAQEEALQERYRLGSLLGSVGVGSVFAATWLSDGAPVAIKRVPRNRVQHWGELEVVLLDKVSSGCTGVIQLLEWLELPDSVVLVLERPERCQELSGFLAERRFLPEEEARGLFRQVLETVRHCTSCGVLHRDIKPENILLDLATGQLKLIDFGCGAFLQDTAYTQFAGTLSYSPPEWIHHQRYHGEAATIWSLGLLLYHLVMGKHPFRRGQEIIWGRILFPRRLSQECQDLIKRCLSMQPLDRPSLEELFRDPWVQGGPLP